CTCCGCCAACTTATTCCCCGCGCTCCAGAACCACGCCTTCGCATTGTCCAGAAATCCCGATTCACCGGTCCCCGTTTCCGTATTTGCAGACGTATAGTGCAGCGGTAACTGGGACGGATTTCCGTAGAGAGATGTATTGTTCACTGTACTCGTTGGCGGCTGGTAGAGAGATGCGTAGGGCGTGGATGTTGAGTTCGGGGCTGCGGTTTGCGCTTGAGTGTGCGGGTGGGGATGTCGTTGTGTTAACGACGATGGAGAGTAGCTGTAGCTATACCCGGATCTGGGATTTGGGTTGGAGGCGGTAGTAGGGGGAAATGTGGATGTAGTAGCAGTAATAGaagtagtagtggtagtagtaggagGAGAAGTAATGGTAGTAGGGTTAGGTTGAGTACTTGCCGCGGGCGGAGCTTGTGGTTGTGGTCGCGGGATATCGGCTGGTtctgggggtggagggtttgatggagatggttcttttggttcttgggtttctggtggaggaggttgtggtCGAGCACCGGGttgaggtggtggtggtgaggtaTTAGTAGTCGTTGTCGCTGTCGTTGCGGTAGTAGCTGGTTCTGGGGGCGGGTGTATAGGTGCTGTTGGGGGGTCGGTTGGTGCTGGGGCTGGTGGTGAGGGCATACTGGCTGGCTCGGCGGTGGCGTAGATTGGAGAGTAAggtggtgctgttgctgttgctgaggTGGTTGGAGGTTCGAGGTCGTCTTGCTTGGAGGTTGGATCTAGAGATGGGGTTGGGGAGGATGAGGTCTGAAGATTGTCCTCCTGTGTGCTTGGAGACGTAGCCATAATAGAAGATGTTGTTAGTCTGATATGTCAAATACTAAAGCATGTTTTGGTCTTATAGCAATCATGTTCTACTAGTGCAAGGAGCTGTCGCAAGGGAGCTCGAAAGCTATTATTATCTGCAGCCACTGAGAGAATACGTCATGAAGGAATACCACGTGAAATCGGTCATGTGACTTGATCCACTGACCGCCTTACAGAGTTTTCAGAGATGTTCTACAAGAACCACGAAAACCAAAAAGACAGGCTATTTGATTTCGCATCAGACTGGCAAGGAAGCAatattgaaagaaaaggaaataaaataaacttgCAGGCAGTAAAGTACAACTGGTACAAGGAAATAGCACACTGCTCTATGCTCAAGATTACACAACCCCTTGACGCATATCTCTAAATTTTCAGCACCTGGCAGTTACGCCAGATCACACCTTTCCCCATTAACGTCACACCCGAAACGAATTGAAGTTAATCAATCGTCTATTTGAACTTCTtgccgaagaggatgagctGGACCTGGTCGTAGATGGACAGGACACCAGCACCGGCAACACCACGGAGGATGTTAGCACCAGCACCCTTGAAGAGAGACTTGACACCCTCCTTGGCGACGATCTGGCGGAAAGCATCGAAGGAAGAGTTGTACTTGACGGCCTCACCAGAGGTCATCATCATACGACGACGGACGGTGTCAAGAGGGTAAGAAGCAATACCAGCACCAGTGGTGACAGTCCAGccgagaaggaaggaagcaAGGAAGTTACCCTCAAGAGGACCAACCAGGACAACAGGCTTGATGGAGTCGTACATGCCGAAGTACAGACCACGGTAGACAACAATACCAAGAACAGAGGGACCGAAACCACGGTAGAGACCAGCAATACCATCAGAAGCAAGAGTCTTCTTGTAGACATCAACGAGACCGTTGAACTGACGctcaccaccacccttgGCGGACTTAGCATCGTTGGCAAGACGGGTACGGGCGTAGTCAAGAGAGTagacgaagagaagggaagtgGCACCAGCAGCCTGCATTGGTTTGTTAGCGGTTATTCGATAGGGGGGCTTATTTTGGGGAGACATACACCACCGGAGGCAAGGTTACCCATCATCCACTTGGCGTATCCATCACGGTCCTTCTTGTAGGCGAACATGGACTTGTAGGTGTCACGGAAGGCAAAGTTAAGAGCCTGGGTGGGGAAGTAACGGATGACGTTGGCAGTGTTACCACGCCAGAGAGAGGCAACACCCTCAGAGGCGGCAGTACGACGGAAGCAGTCCATGATACCGTTGTACTTGCGGTCGAGACGACCGGCGCGAAGCATCTCATCCTGGTTCTGGATGAGGAGCTTGATACGCTCGATGGGGGCGGCAGCGGTCTTGGAGACAGCGGCGGAAACACCACCCACTATTGAAATTGGTTAGTACATATCGAATCATGGGCTCAGATCTGGAATCTGCGTTGATGGGATTCTTGTCGATCTGGCTTTGGCCGACCGATCAAGGGGTGTTCTGGATGCACATACTCATGAAGTCGACAACGAATCCCTGTTGTGAAAATTTTTTGTTAGCCATCAATTCCTTGATCAATTGCGTGCCATCGCGTCAAATCTTCAGAATCCCAATTTCCTGATCCCTGCGATGATTCTTTCGATGCTATAGAGGCAATACGATCCATCGAGACCAGGAACCGCGTGATCCGAAGTTTTGGCCAGTACAGCTGGAAGCAATAGTAACTTACGGGCATGCCGAAAACGGACTTGTCGCTCTGGCTAGCAGACATCTTGGCGGCTGTgaagaataaaaactaaaCAACCAAGAGAGGAGATGGATAAGAGAGtgatggaagaaaaaagagaagaaggaagggaaagggagaaaaaatAGCGAGCGAAGGCTCTTGTAAGCGGGAAGAAGCGAGCGGAGACGCTAAGACCGCTTTAGGATACGCTGGCCAATTTCGCAGTGGCAGCGACCGGCAGTCcagggaggaaggggagaaaaaaaaaaaaaaaaaactggAACCGACGCTAATGCTGGCCCAGGCAACCAGAGCCGATATCTCCCGATCGCTCCAGAAACCATTCCGACTGGTTTTGTCCAGGTGAGATGCCcccaaaacaagaaaggagaaggggaaaaaaagaaagagaattaaatatagatcaaTTGCTTTTGATAGATATCAAGAACTATTGGGTTCTACTCTTTAAAAAGAAGCTAtgtctataataatattcttcatcTAGGGAGGTCTATCATCGCGGTTGGATTTTCTCGGATGCATACCGAATCGGTCGTTCTGATACTGTCTAGAAAaggtttctcatcttccttgggaattttccctccctttcccATTTCCCCGTGACCGAACCAACAAACAATTGGAGCCTCTCCGCTCAAAAACAGACGCTCAGTCACCCACACCCACATGGGGAAgttccctttcttccctttggTCCCGAGTTTCCGATGGCAAATCAAAATTTTAATCGGCAAAGGACATCGACTCCTTGGCTTTGACTTTTGTATTCGCCATACGGAAAATGAACTAGGCAAATTCAAGATGATCACTGAATCTCTTTGCCGCTCCGTACCATAGAGCTGTATGAAATTCTGAAGCTAACGTTGGTCGTGTGCATCGCCGGCTATCGGTTGCCATGGCGTTCGTACACCGTCTGAAGAGCACTTTGATATCTTGAATAATACTCCGGACTAGCCGATTTCATTCTATTTCTCCTATTCGCcatctcttccagcttcGATATGTTTTGGTCTCAGCCTCCCATAGCTTGCAGGGCTGATAATGGCTAAATCCCTCATATTCAGCTATTTACTCCCAAGGTTTCTCATATGTGCTGTACCTCAAACTACCTCGGATATTAATAGGTACTATTGATACATACGTGTCCATGCGAATTCTACCAAAAGAATTTCAGACCTGTCAATAGGAGATATAACCTTGTGCTTGGTCAATTTGTTCTCTATCGTGATCCATTTACGCCAAACATTACCAGTGTTCTTAGCATTAGATATAACTATTCGCAGTCCAAGAAAGACACGATGTCAAGAGGTGCAGAGGACAGACGGTTCCATGCGGATCCACACGgcttcctttttttttttttttttttttttttttttttttttttttaactctcTAAATCATTTTCTCCTTTTAATGACGGGGCAACAAAGCTAGCGTAAAACTTCTCAATCGCCCGTTGAAACGGAGACCCACCAAACATGGGGGTCCATCTTTTGTTATGAGTGCTCGCGGCATCAATCATATATTCGATATCCTGGTTATAACATTGACTGGTTAAGCAGAACAAGTAGGGTTTGAGCCCCAGGCCCAAGGAATCGGATTGTCCCATCAGGGAAGAGAACTTGccacttctttttcgatTCTAGATTCGTGAAAATCCTTCGTTCTACCCAATTGCCACCTTTCGGAATACCGCTTGGCAAACGCTCGGTGGTCCCGCGGTCCAGAGCCAAATGATACGACTTCAGCCGCATGGGAAATGCCCTTGG
This Aspergillus flavus chromosome 1, complete sequence DNA region includes the following protein-coding sequences:
- a CDS encoding mitochondrial carrier domain-containing protein, encoding MSASQSDKSVFGMPGFVVDFMMGGVSAAVSKTAAAPIERIKLLIQNQDEMLRAGRLDRKYNGIMDCFRRTAASEGVASLWRGNTANVIRYFPTQALNFAFRDTYKSMFAYKKDRDGYAKWMMGNLASGGAAGATSLLFVYSLDYARTRLANDAKSAKGGGERQFNGLVDVYKKTLASDGIAGLYRGFGPSVLGIVVYRGLYFGMYDSIKPVVLVGPLEGNFLASFLLGWTVTTGAGIASYPLDTVRRRMMMTSGEAVKYNSSFDAFRQIVAKEGVKSLFKGAGANILRGVAGAGVLSIYDQVQLILFGKKFK